GACTTCTGACAGAAGGTGATGGATGCATGCATCACGACAGGCCTCTGACCTCGCCTCGGCTACTACCCCGCTGCCGCCCGCCGCCGCACGCCGTACGCGATCGCACCGACGGCGAGCACACCCGCCCCCACGACCACCGAGACCGTCGGCAGCGCGAACGCCAGCACCACGCACCCGAGCAGTCCCACCGCCGGCACCACCCGCGCCGCCGGAGCCGAACCGAGCGTCCAGGCCGACGCGTTGGCCACCGCGTAATACGCCAGCACACCGAAGGAGGAGAACCCGATCGCGCCCCGCACGTCCACCGTGGCGGCCAGCACCGCGACCACCGCGCCCACGGCCAGCTCGGCCCGGTGCGGCACCTGGAAGCGCGGATGTACGGCGGCCAGCGCGCCGGGCAGATGCCGGTCCCGGGCCATGGCCAAGGTCGTCCGCGAGACACCCAGGATCAGGGCGAGCAGCGAACCAAGCGCGGCCACCGCTGCTCCCACCCGCACGACCGGCACGAGCCCCGGCACCCCGGCCGCGCGCACCGCATCGGCCAGCGGCGCGTCCGCCTGCCCGAGACCGCTCGCCCCCAGCACGGAAAGGGCAGCCACCGCCACACACGCGTACACCGCCAGCGTGATGCCCAGAGCCAGCGGAATCGCGCGGGGGATGGTGCGCGCCGGATCCCGTACCTCCTCGCCGAGGGTCGCGATCCGCGCGTACCCGGCGAACGCGAAGAACAGCAGTCCGGCCGCCTGAAGTACTCCGCCCGCACCGCCCGACGCCCCGATGTCCAGCCGCCCGGCATCGGATTCGCCGGACCCCAGACACACGACCACTACGGAAGCGAGGACCGCCAGGACCACCGCCACGATCGCCCGGGTCAGCCAGGCCGACTTCTGGACGCCGCCGTAGTTCACCGCGGTCAGCGCCACCACGGCCCCGACCGCCACGGCGTGCGCCTGCCCCGGCCAGACGTACGTCCCCACAGTGAGCGCCATCGCAGCACAGGAGGCCGTCTTCCCGACCACGAACGACCAGCCCGCCAGATAACCCCAGAACGCACCGAGCCGCTCGCGCCCGTAGACATATGTGCCACCGGACGCCGGATACAGCGCCGCCAGCCGAGCCGACGACGTGGCATTGCAGTAAGCGACGACGGCGGCGACCGCAAGCCCGAGCAGCAGCCCCGACCCGGCCGCATGCGCCGCCGGTCCCAGGGCGGCGAAGATGCCGGCACCGATCATCGAGCCCAGCCCGATGACCACCGCGTCCCCGACTCCCAGGGTGCGCCGCAGCTCGGCGCCAGAACGTGTCATGAGCCGCACCCTACTGATCGCTGCAACCGCCGAGTGCAGCGGTGACGTCCTCTTCATCAACACGGCACGAACACTGCGCCGGCAAGCAGTACGCGGACGTGGCTCATGCGGCCCACGGACGCGGCACGCGCACCACGTACGACCGCGAGCATCGCCCGTCGCGACGAAGATCACAGCGCCGGGACAGTGCGGGCACAGCACGGAAGGGCAGGTTCACGGCATGGGCATCATCGGTTGGATCATCCTGGGGCTGTTGGCCGGAGCCATCGCCAAGTTCCTGCTGCCGGGCCGCGACCCGGGCGGCTTCATCGGCACGACCCTCATCGGCGTCGCGGGCGCGTTCCTCGGCGGCTGGATATCGGCCCGCTGGCTGGACCACCCGATCACCAAGGACTTCTACGACGGCGCCACCTGGGCTGCGGCGATCGGCGGCTCGCTCGTCCTCCTGATCGTCTACCGCCTCCTGTTCGGCAACTCGCGCAACTGAGCACATCCCCGGCACGCGGCCGACAGACGAGAAGGGTGGGCACCGCCGGGCGCCCACCCTTCCTCTTACATACGAAGTGCCGTGATGTGCCGCTGTGCGCTCGGACTACCGGTAGCCCACGAACTACCGATAGCTCACGAACTACCGATAGTTCACGAACTGAATCGCGAAGTCGAAGTCCTTGCCCTTCAGCAGGGAGATGACGGCCTGTAGGTCATCGCGGCTCTTCGAGCTGACCCGCAGCTCCTCACCCTGCACCTGGGCCTTCACGCCCTTCGGACCCTCGTCGCGGATGATCTTCGCTACCTTCTTCGCGTTGTCCTGGGAGATACCCTCCTGGATCGAGGCGAAGATCTTGTAGTCCTTGCCGGAGAGCTGAGGCTCGCCCGCGTCCAGCGCCTTCAGCGAGATCCCGCGCTTGATCAGCTTGGACTGGAAGACGTCGAGGACAGCCTTCACCCGGTCCTCGGAGTTCGCCTCCATCAGGATCTGGTCACCGGACCACGAGATCGAGGCACCCACGCCCTTGAAGTCGTAGCGCTGCGAGACCTCCTTGGCGGCCTGGTTGAGGGCGTTGTCGACCTCCTGCCGCTCGACCTTCGAGACGATGTCGAAACTGGAGTCGGCCATGTCCTGTGGCTCCTTGTATTGGGTGCGTGTCGGGTGCGTACGAGTGCGTATCGGCGTACGTGGGGGTGGCCGCCGAGCCCGGCGTCGTCCCGGGCCGCATCCGGACAAGCCTAGCCATCCCCCGGCCTCCGAGCGCAGATCAATCGGGTGGCGAAGCACCCCTCCGTATCGGGTATTGTTTACGTCGTTGCCACGGAGCACCGCCGAAAAGCGGTTCGAAGGGCAGCGACCCCGGCGGTGTGCCCGAGCGGCCAAAGGGAGCAGACTGTAAATCTGCCGGCTCAGCCTTCCCAGGTTCGAATCCTGGCGCCGCCACACTCGTAAAGTTGAGACGAGATACCCCCTCCGATCTGCGGAAACGCAGGACGGAGGGGGTTTCTTCGTGTGTGCGGCCGCGAACTACTCGCCGGCATGGGCCAGTTCGATGTCGTGGTCGTCCACGCCGCCGCCGGAGACGGCCACCGTGGTCGCCCGGGGTGGGTAGCCGGTCGCGATGACCGTGTACGCGCCGCCGTCCAGGTCGGAGAAGACGTACGCGCCGTCGAGGTCCGTCGTGGTCGTGGCGACCACGTTGCCCGCGGCGTCCACCAGTGTCACCAACGCGTCGCCCAGCGGGGTGCCCGCTCCGCTGACCGTGCCCCGCACATGGACGCCGGGCCGCAACTCCACCTCGATCCGTGTGGTCCCGGTGCCGCCGATCTCGACGGGCAGGGCGAGCGGCCGGTGCTTGGGGGAGTTGACCGCGAGGGTCACCGTGCCCGGCACCAGGTCGGTGATGGAGAACTCGCCCAGAGCGTCGGTGCGTCCGGTGGCCAGCACGTCCCCGCGGACGTCGGTCACGATGACCACGGCCTCCGCGACCGGCGCCCCGCTGTCGGCGGACAGCACCACACCGGCCAGGCCGCTGGTGCCGCTCAGCAGGACGTCGTACGACACCTGTGCGTCCCCGGCGACGACGATCGTCGAGGCCTGTGGCTGGTAGCCGTCGGCGGAGGCGATCAGGACGTACGAACCGGCAGCGGGCGCGTCCACGCCGTACCTGCCGTCGCCCCGCGAGACCGACCTGCCCAGTTGTTTCCCGCCGAGGGAGATCAACGTCACCGCGGCGCCGGCCACAGGGGCGCGCTCCGCGCCGAGGACGTGCCCGCCGACCGGGATCCCGCCGGTGACGGAGCCGCCTTCGACGCCTTCGACGCTCTCAACGCCTTCGACGCTCTCAACGCCCTCGTCGTCCTCGACCCGCAGGGGCACCGGCGAGGTCAGAGCGGGTGCGTGCCCGCGCATCGGCTCCGGCTCCACAGCAACCGCGTCCGGCTGCGCGGTCGCGACCGTCGGACCCTCCGCACTCACACCGACCGCGCCCACGCCGCCCGCCGCACCCACGTCGCCCGCACCCACACCACCCGCACCCACGGGCACCCGCTCCCCGGCCAGGTCCCCCGCCGCAGGCCCTCCGCTGAGCACGCTCACGCCCTGCGACGCCCCGTCCGCTGCCGCGGGCTGCCGTCGCGGAATGAACCCCGCGAGGACGAAGGCCAGCAGTGCCGCCCCGCCGCCGATCGCGAGTACGGTCTTGAAGCCGTTCTCCGAGGGCAGGGCGACCGGGCCGAGGCTGGTGGTCATCTGCGCCAGGATGACGCCCGCGACGGCGCTGGCGACCGACGTACCGATGGACCGCATCAGGGTGTTGAGGCTGTTCGCGGCGCCCGTCTGGGACGGCGGCACGGCGCCCATGATCAGGGCGGGCATCGCGCCGTACGTGAAGCCGATACCGGAACCGATGACGCAGGAGACCAGCACGAACTGCCAGACCTCGTCCATCAGCAGGATCTGCAGGCCGTAGCCGGCGGCCACGATCAGGGCGCCGACCATCAGGCTCACCTTCGGGCCCTGGGCCTTCGACAGGGCCGCGGAGACGGGGGCGATGACCATCATCACCAGGCCGGACGGGGCCATGACCAGCCCGGCGGTGAGCAGCGACCTGCCCAGGCCGTAGCCGGTCGCCTCAGGCAACTGCAGGAGCTGCGGAAGGACCAGGGACATGGCGAACATGCCGAAGCCGAGCGCGATCGAGGCGAGGTTGGTGAACAGCACCTGGCGGCGGGCGGTGGTGCGCAGGTCCACCAGCGGCTGCTCCGTGCGCAGTTCCCACCAGCCCCACACCAGCAGGATCACGACGGCCGCCGCGAAGAGACCGAGGATCGTGCCGCTGCGCCAGCCCCATTCACCGCCCTTGGAGATCGCCAGCAGCAGGCAGACCAGGCCGGCCGCCATGCCGAGGCCGCCGATCAGGTCGAAGCGGCCGCCGGTGCGCACCTTGGACTCGGGCACGAGGAGCAGGACCAGCAGGAGGGCGGCGGCGCCCATGGCGGCCGAGCTCCAGAACAGCATGTGCCAGTCGAAGTTGTCGGCGATCAGCGCGGCGGCGGGCAGGCCGAGGGCGGCGCCGACCCCCAGGGAGGCGCTCATCATGGCGGTCGCGGAACCCAGCCGTTCGGCGGGCAGCTCGTCCCGCATGATGCTGATGCCGAGCGGGATCACACCACCCGCCATGCCCTGCAGCGCGCGGCCGACGATCATCGGGGTCAGGGAGTCGCTGAGGGCGGCGGTGATCGAGCCGGCCACGAGGAGGACGAGGCTCAGCAGGAGCATGCGGCGCTTGCCGTACATGTCACCGAGCCGCCCCATCATCGGGACGGCGACGGCGGCGGCGAGCAGTGTGGCGGTGACGGCCCAGGCGGTGTCCGACGCGGGGGCGTTCAGGAGCTGCGGAAGCTCCGGGACGATCGGGATCACCAGGGTCTGCATCAGCGCGACGACGATGCCGCCGAAGGCCAGTACCGCCACGACGACACCGGGCTTTGGTGCCGCCGTCTCCGGGGCGTCGAGGGATCGGGGAAGGGCATGGGACATGGGTCGGGCCTCCGTGTGGGCGTCGGTGACAGCGCGACCCGCCCAACCTAAGTCAGTTGATTGACTTAAGCAAGCATGGTCGGATTGTGTGACCGCCACGTGAAGGATCGGAGGGGAGGGGGGCCGCGCGCCCTCCGGGGCACACTGGCACCATGTCCACCCGCCGCAGACACTGCCCCGAATGCCGTCGCGAAATCGCCGTCGTCGCCGGCCGCTTCGCCCGGCACGACCCGCCCGGCGCACGCGAGAGCGGCCAACTCGTCTCGTGCCCGGGATCCCGGAGGCAGGCGGAACTCGGGGCGGCCCAGCCGTCGTTGGACGGGTATGTGATCCCGGAATTCCCAGGACAGCTGCCCCTGTTCTAGACCGCCCCAGCCCCGTGAGCCCAGCCTCTACGGCCGAACGAAGGCCTCACGAAAGCCGAACGAAGGCCTCACGAAGGCCTCACGAAGGCCTCACGTCCATCCGCGTCACCAACTCGTCCCCGCCGAACCGGTACACGTGCTCGACCGTCTCCTCCGCCCACCGCTCGCCCGACGCGTCCCGCATCCCGGGCCGTACGGTCGCCACCACCGCCTCGCCGTCCTGGTCGAGCCGCAGCCCCTCCAGCCGTACGAGGGGATGCCCGGCCGCGAACTGCCGTGCCCAGTACGCGCGTACCGCCTCACGGCCGTGCACCCGGACCCCGTCCAGCATGTTCGGCCAGTCCACGTCCGGGGACAGGCAGCGCGGGACGAAGGCGTCGCGCTCGTCGGTGGAGAAGACCTCGTACATCCGCCGCAGCAGCGCCTCCCGCGCGGCCGGAACCGCCCCGGCGGCCATCCTCAGTTCCCCGCCACCGACTTGACCGCCACCGACACCGGCGTCTTCCCGGCGACCAGCTCCAGGGTCAGACCGGCCGTCGCCGGGGTGTCCAGCAACTCCGCGAGTACGGCGGCCACGTCGTCGCGCGGAATCGGGCCGCGGCCCGTGTGCGCCTCCAGGCGTACGAGGCCGGTGCCGGCGTCGTCCGTCAGCGCGCCGGGGCGCAGGATCGTCCAGTCGAGGGCGTCCAGACCGGTCACGTACGCGTCGGCCTCGCCCTTGGCGCGCAGGTAGACATCGAAGACCTCGCTGCCCTCGTGCGCGGGGTCGGCGCCCATGGACGACACGACCACGAAGCGCCGTACGCCCGCCTGGACCGCCGCGTCCGCGAACAGCACCGCCGCACCCTTGTCCACCGTGTCCTTGCGGACCACCCCGCTGCCCGGACCCGCGCCCGCCGCGAAGACCGCCGCGTCGGCGCCCCGCAGACGCGCCGCCACCTCCTCGACCGCGGCGGACTCCAGGTCCAGCACAATCGGTTCGGCGCCGGCCTCCCGCAGATCGTCGCCCTGTTCGGCGCGGCGGATGATCCCCGCGACCTCGTCCCCGCGCGCGGCGAGCAACCGCTCCAGCCGCAGCGCGATCTGACCATGACCACCAGCGATGACAATGCGCATGCCTTCGACCGTACGCCCGGACGGCCGCATCCGCCGCACGACTTCGGCCACGCCCCAGGAACACACGCACTCACAGGCGTTGGACGCGCACGCGGGGCGGCAAAGCCAGGATCAAGAGCCGCAGACGCAGGCCCCACCGCCCTCGCCCCTCGCCCCCGTCCTCGCGCCTCGTCCTCGCCTACGACCCCACTCACCGCCCCTGCCGAGGCAACCCCAACTGCGCCGCGGCGGCGGAGTTGCAGTACTCCCGCACCGCGCTGGTCCGCGCCACCACGCGCCCCCGGTGCACCACGATCCGGCTGTACGCCAGCGACAGCGCCCCCGCCAGCCGGTCGCCGCGCACCGCCAGCAACTCGGCCGGGAATCCCGCCTCCACCCGTACCTCCGGAAGGCCCAGCACCGCCCGCGCCGACGAGCTCACCGCGTCGTACGCGTCCTCCGGGCACAGCCCGTGGCGGGACGCCAGCAGATAGGCCGCCTCCAGCGGATCGCCGCGCCCCACCGGGTTCGACACGTCACGCAGGGCACCGCTGCCCGCGCTCACCCGCACCCCGGCCGCGCGCAGCAGCCGTACCGGTGCCGTGCCCCGGCGCTCGACGCCCCCGCAGCCGCCCTGCGGCAGGCACACCACCGCCACGCCGGCCGCCGCGAGCCGGTCGGCGATGCGGCCGGCCGTCTCGGCGGGCAGCCGGCTCAGGCCGCCGCACGGGGCGAGCGTCACCCCGGGACGCAGCCCGCCCGCCATCGCGGCGAGACGGGACAGACGCCCAGGGTCGGTGGCGTCGGTGTGCAGGTCGACGGGGCAGCCGTGCTCGGAGGCGACCTCCAGGACCGCCTGTACGTAGCCAGTCGGATCGGGGTCGAGGTCAGGACAACCGCCCACCACGGAGGCGCCCATCTTCATCGCGTCGTGCAGCATCGCGAGCCCGTCGGCCCCGGCCACCCCGGTCAGCACCCTCGGCATCGCCACCGCCGCCACCTCGGTGAGCCCGCGCAGCGCCCGCCGCGCCTGCAGTACGGCGGCCAGCGCGCCGAGCCCTTGGACGTCCCCCACGCGCACGTGTGCCCGCAGCGCGGTCGCCCCGTGCCCCACTTGCAGCAGAGCGGCCTCGGTGGCCCGGCGCTGGACGTCCTGCGTGTCGTACGAGACCGGCCCCTCGCCCTCGCCCGACAGCGCGGTGTCGGCGTGGGCGTGCGGCTCGGCCGGAGCCGGCAGGAGCAGATAGCCGCTGAGGTCCACGCGCGTGCCGCACGCGCGCGTGCCGTCCGCCGTGAGGCTCCCCGCCGTTCCGACCGCCTCGATGCGCCCGCCGCCCAGTCGTACGTCCACGGTCCGGCCGTCGGTGAGCCGCGCCCCGCACAGCAGCAGCGAGGCCGGGCCCGACGACGAGGACGACGAGTGGGACGGCTGCGGCCGACTGTCGGGCATCGCGCTCCAGGGGCTCGGGGGGCTGCGGCTCGGGGACTGCGCGAGGGACGGAAGATCACGCAGAGTGAGTCCGAGCCTAGGGTGACGACGCGCTCCCGACGCGGAGGAGCGCAATAGTCGTACCGGCGTGGTCAGTCCTGCCGGAGAGGCCTCCGTGGCTCATGGGAGGACCGGGCGACAGGGCCCGGTGGAGGCCGCGAAACGGATTTGGGTGAACGGCGGCCGAGCGTGTAATGTCTTCATCGCTCGCCCCAATAGCTCAGTCGGCAGAGCGTCTCCATGGTAAGGAGAAGGTCTACGGTTCGATTCCGTATTGGGGCTCTGGTGTGAGAGGTTCCCGCCGCGAGGCGGGGCCCGATCGCATCACAGCGGTGTAGCTCAGTCGGTAGAGCAAGCGGCTCATAATCGCTGTGTCACCGGTTCAAGTCCGGTCACCGCTACTGACAGTAGCCGATTGCGGGGTCGGTCCTTCGATCGGCTACTCTTTCTTGCGTTAACCCAGTCCCATCCGTTCGTCAAGGAGCACTCACGTGGCTGCCACCGACGTCCGCCCGAAGATCACGCTGGCCTGCGTGGAGTGCAAGGAGCGGAACTACATCACCAAGAAGAACCGGCGTAACAACCCGGACCGTCTTGAGATGAAGAAGCACTGCCCGCGTTGCAATGCGCACACCGCGCACCGCGAAACGCGATAAAACAGGCTCGTATGTGAGGCCGCCCCCGCAGTCGGGGGGCGGCCTCACGTCGTTTCACATCCGGTTACCGACCGGTTCCGGTCGACTACAG
The nucleotide sequence above comes from Streptomyces sp. NL15-2K. Encoded proteins:
- a CDS encoding APC family permease, producing MTRSGAELRRTLGVGDAVVIGLGSMIGAGIFAALGPAAHAAGSGLLLGLAVAAVVAYCNATSSARLAALYPASGGTYVYGRERLGAFWGYLAGWSFVVGKTASCAAMALTVGTYVWPGQAHAVAVGAVVALTAVNYGGVQKSAWLTRAIVAVVLAVLASVVVVCLGSGESDAGRLDIGASGGAGGVLQAAGLLFFAFAGYARIATLGEEVRDPARTIPRAIPLALGITLAVYACVAVAALSVLGASGLGQADAPLADAVRAAGVPGLVPVVRVGAAVAALGSLLALILGVSRTTLAMARDRHLPGALAAVHPRFQVPHRAELAVGAVVAVLAATVDVRGAIGFSSFGVLAYYAVANASAWTLGSAPAARVVPAVGLLGCVVLAFALPTVSVVVGAGVLAVGAIAYGVRRRAAAG
- a CDS encoding nuclear transport factor 2 family protein codes for the protein MAAGAVPAAREALLRRMYEVFSTDERDAFVPRCLSPDVDWPNMLDGVRVHGREAVRAYWARQFAAGHPLVRLEGLRLDQDGEAVVATVRPGMRDASGERWAEETVEHVYRFGGDELVTRMDVRPS
- a CDS encoding SDR family oxidoreductase, with protein sequence MRIVIAGGHGQIALRLERLLAARGDEVAGIIRRAEQGDDLREAGAEPIVLDLESAAVEEVAARLRGADAAVFAAGAGPGSGVVRKDTVDKGAAVLFADAAVQAGVRRFVVVSSMGADPAHEGSEVFDVYLRAKGEADAYVTGLDALDWTILRPGALTDDAGTGLVRLEAHTGRGPIPRDDVAAVLAELLDTPATAGLTLELVAGKTPVSVAVKSVAGN
- a CDS encoding MFS transporter, which gives rise to MSHALPRSLDAPETAAPKPGVVVAVLAFGGIVVALMQTLVIPIVPELPQLLNAPASDTAWAVTATLLAAAVAVPMMGRLGDMYGKRRMLLLSLVLLVAGSITAALSDSLTPMIVGRALQGMAGGVIPLGISIMRDELPAERLGSATAMMSASLGVGAALGLPAAALIADNFDWHMLFWSSAAMGAAALLLVLLLVPESKVRTGGRFDLIGGLGMAAGLVCLLLAISKGGEWGWRSGTILGLFAAAVVILLVWGWWELRTEQPLVDLRTTARRQVLFTNLASIALGFGMFAMSLVLPQLLQLPEATGYGLGRSLLTAGLVMAPSGLVMMVIAPVSAALSKAQGPKVSLMVGALIVAAGYGLQILLMDEVWQFVLVSCVIGSGIGFTYGAMPALIMGAVPPSQTGAANSLNTLMRSIGTSVASAVAGVILAQMTTSLGPVALPSENGFKTVLAIGGGAALLAFVLAGFIPRRQPAAADGASQGVSVLSGGPAAGDLAGERVPVGAGGVGAGDVGAAGGVGAVGVSAEGPTVATAQPDAVAVEPEPMRGHAPALTSPVPLRVEDDEGVESVEGVESVEGVEGGSVTGGIPVGGHVLGAERAPVAGAAVTLISLGGKQLGRSVSRGDGRYGVDAPAAGSYVLIASADGYQPQASTIVVAGDAQVSYDVLLSGTSGLAGVVLSADSGAPVAEAVVIVTDVRGDVLATGRTDALGEFSITDLVPGTVTLAVNSPKHRPLALPVEIGGTGTTRIEVELRPGVHVRGTVSGAGTPLGDALVTLVDAAGNVVATTTTDLDGAYVFSDLDGGAYTVIATGYPPRATTVAVSGGGVDDHDIELAHAGE
- a CDS encoding amidohydrolase family protein, which encodes MPDSRPQPSHSSSSSSGPASLLLCGARLTDGRTVDVRLGGGRIEAVGTAGSLTADGTRACGTRVDLSGYLLLPAPAEPHAHADTALSGEGEGPVSYDTQDVQRRATEAALLQVGHGATALRAHVRVGDVQGLGALAAVLQARRALRGLTEVAAVAMPRVLTGVAGADGLAMLHDAMKMGASVVGGCPDLDPDPTGYVQAVLEVASEHGCPVDLHTDATDPGRLSRLAAMAGGLRPGVTLAPCGGLSRLPAETAGRIADRLAAAGVAVVCLPQGGCGGVERRGTAPVRLLRAAGVRVSAGSGALRDVSNPVGRGDPLEAAYLLASRHGLCPEDAYDAVSSSARAVLGLPEVRVEAGFPAELLAVRGDRLAGALSLAYSRIVVHRGRVVARTSAVREYCNSAAAAQLGLPRQGR
- a CDS encoding GlsB/YeaQ/YmgE family stress response membrane protein; the encoded protein is MGIIGWIILGLLAGAIAKFLLPGRDPGGFIGTTLIGVAGAFLGGWISARWLDHPITKDFYDGATWAAAIGGSLVLLIVYRLLFGNSRN
- the rpmG gene encoding 50S ribosomal protein L33; its protein translation is MAATDVRPKITLACVECKERNYITKKNRRNNPDRLEMKKHCPRCNAHTAHRETR
- a CDS encoding YajQ family cyclic di-GMP-binding protein, with the translated sequence MADSSFDIVSKVERQEVDNALNQAAKEVSQRYDFKGVGASISWSGDQILMEANSEDRVKAVLDVFQSKLIKRGISLKALDAGEPQLSGKDYKIFASIQEGISQDNAKKVAKIIRDEGPKGVKAQVQGEELRVSSKSRDDLQAVISLLKGKDFDFAIQFVNYR